Proteins from a genomic interval of Nitrospirota bacterium:
- a CDS encoding P-loop NTPase, which translates to MIHRIKETVALIRRNNGNGRPKKSQPSFRDNASEQDREQAGWISPAYVQSRSVKLDPQVLARNRCLLNLDDAREAESYRILRTQILQRTRESGANTIMVTSALPGEGKTITAINLAIAIAREFQHTVMLVDGDLKQQSIHKYLGSGGEQGLMDYLAGSSPVSELITWAGIEKMTLISGGRLLHESAEILGSPRMRELVPSMKVRYPDRYIIFDMPPILTGADVLTMAPLVDKILIVVRAGKTSMDDVGKALQYLPQEKILGLVLNRC; encoded by the coding sequence ATGATTCACAGGATCAAGGAAACAGTTGCCCTGATCAGGCGAAACAACGGAAATGGGCGACCGAAAAAGTCGCAGCCTTCTTTCCGGGACAATGCTTCAGAACAGGACAGGGAACAGGCAGGATGGATATCACCGGCCTACGTCCAGTCACGGTCGGTCAAGCTGGATCCGCAGGTCCTCGCCCGGAACCGTTGTCTCCTGAACCTGGACGACGCCAGGGAGGCGGAGTCCTACAGAATATTGCGAACGCAGATACTGCAGCGGACCAGGGAGTCGGGTGCCAACACGATCATGGTCACCAGCGCGCTCCCGGGCGAGGGAAAAACAATCACCGCCATCAATCTCGCCATCGCGATCGCGCGGGAGTTCCAGCATACGGTCATGCTCGTCGACGGCGATCTGAAACAGCAAAGCATCCATAAATACCTTGGCAGCGGCGGCGAACAGGGGCTCATGGATTACCTTGCCGGAAGCTCGCCCGTTTCCGAACTGATCACCTGGGCCGGCATAGAGAAAATGACGCTTATTTCCGGAGGCCGCCTGCTGCATGAAAGCGCCGAGATCCTCGGCTCTCCCCGCATGCGGGAACTGGTGCCCAGCATGAAGGTGCGCTATCCCGACCGCTATATCATTTTCGACATGCCTCCCATCCTGACCGGCGCAGACGTGCTGACGATGGCGCCCCTCGTCGACAAGATCCTCATTGTTGTTCGGGCCGGCAAGACCTCAATGGATGACGTCGGGAAGGCGCTCCAGTATCTTCCGCAGGAGAAGATCCTGGGGCTGGTCCTGAACCGCTGCTAG
- a CDS encoding chain-length determining protein, which yields MEKAKITTIEDVVKIIKRRRWALIVPMLCVPLLSVLVLIIWKPVYRSTSTILIEEQEISREYVMTAVTSYAEQRLQTINQRIMSAARLLEIINRFNLYADKRDKMTSEEIIEDMRKKDIKFETIMADVIDRRTGQKTAATIAFTVSYEGNNPQVVQQVANVLASLYLEENMKVVGQQTEGTTRFLDEEMKSVQATLGDLERKIAVYKERHNQALPELLQFNLQSLDWNERNRDQLNEQLRSLREKEGYYQTELATMAPDTINQNKDRLKELRVALVALKARYSEEYPDVIKTKAEIAVLEKKLQEWASEPDVQEKPDNPAYVALSSQLASIRAEIKSVKLQLEDLDRKQEDYRRRLEASPKVEEGYKKLTVERNNTQAKYDDLMRKYMESKVAHGLEKEQMGERFTLIDPARLPEKPVRPNRPAILLIGLILGIGSGAGTASFQEASDRSARKTEDLARTFPFPVLAEIPEIVTIEEELRKKKRLKIAAVSSFLFIVIIALAIHFFVMDMDILWIRVMRHTAM from the coding sequence ATGGAAAAAGCCAAAATAACGACTATCGAGGATGTCGTCAAGATCATCAAAAGACGGCGCTGGGCGCTCATCGTCCCTATGCTCTGCGTCCCTCTGCTTTCCGTGCTGGTCCTCATCATCTGGAAGCCCGTCTACCGCTCCACGTCCACGATCCTTATCGAGGAACAGGAGATTTCCCGGGAATATGTGATGACCGCCGTGACAAGCTACGCAGAGCAGCGGCTGCAGACCATCAACCAGCGGATCATGAGCGCTGCGCGGCTTCTCGAGATCATCAACCGCTTCAACCTGTATGCGGACAAGCGCGACAAGATGACTTCGGAGGAGATCATCGAGGACATGCGGAAGAAGGACATTAAGTTCGAGACAATCATGGCCGACGTCATTGACCGGCGGACGGGACAGAAAACGGCTGCTACCATCGCGTTTACGGTCTCCTACGAGGGGAACAATCCCCAGGTGGTCCAGCAGGTGGCGAATGTCCTCGCGTCCCTCTATCTCGAGGAGAACATGAAGGTCGTGGGGCAGCAGACGGAGGGAACAACGAGGTTTCTGGATGAGGAAATGAAATCCGTTCAGGCTACGCTGGGCGACCTGGAAAGGAAAATCGCCGTTTATAAAGAGCGGCACAATCAGGCCCTGCCTGAACTGCTCCAGTTCAACCTGCAGTCCCTCGACTGGAACGAGCGGAACCGGGACCAGTTGAATGAGCAGCTCCGGTCGCTCAGGGAAAAGGAGGGCTATTACCAGACCGAACTGGCCACAATGGCGCCGGACACGATCAACCAGAATAAAGACCGGCTGAAGGAGCTGCGTGTCGCCCTTGTCGCCCTCAAAGCGCGATATTCCGAGGAATACCCCGACGTTATCAAGACCAAGGCCGAGATAGCTGTTCTGGAGAAGAAACTTCAGGAATGGGCGAGCGAACCCGATGTTCAGGAAAAGCCGGACAATCCGGCATACGTCGCGCTCTCTTCTCAGCTGGCAAGCATCCGGGCCGAGATCAAGTCCGTCAAGCTTCAGCTCGAGGACCTCGACCGAAAGCAGGAGGATTACCGGCGCAGGCTGGAAGCGTCGCCCAAAGTAGAGGAGGGGTACAAGAAGCTGACGGTCGAGAGGAACAATACCCAGGCCAAATATGACGATCTCATGAGGAAGTACATGGAATCCAAAGTGGCCCATGGCCTGGAAAAGGAGCAGATGGGCGAACGGTTCACGCTGATCGATCCGGCAAGGCTCCCCGAAAAACCGGTACGCCCGAACCGTCCGGCCATTCTTCTGATCGGGCTCATTCTCGGCATAGGGTCCGGAGCGGGGACCGCGTCCTTCCAGGAAGCATCCGACCGGTCCGCCCGGAAGACGGAGGATCTGGCCAGGACATTCCCTTTCCCTGTTCTGGCGGAAATCCCGGAGATCGTAACAATCGAGGAAGAACTGCGAAAAAAGAAACGGTTGAAAATAGCCGCCGTCTCTTCGTTCCTCTTTATAGTGATCATCGCCCTGGCTATCCATTTCTTTGTGATGGATATGGATATCCTCTGGATCCGTGTTATGCGACACACTGCCATGTAA
- a CDS encoding polysaccharide biosynthesis/export family protein: MVRIILALVMAGLLGLSSPALAAGLGEPTPSPAAGIAEQGYLIGPGDVLDISVWKDEALTRSCVVRPDGFISFPLIGDIPTADKTVFELKSEMEGKLKRFVPEVVLSIDVKQINSMIIYVIGKVNSPGRFMLGVDVNVLQALATAGGLNVFAKGRKIRIFRHGSNETTIFPFDYDEVVDGTHLEQNIHLKRGDVVVVP; encoded by the coding sequence ATGGTGCGAATAATACTGGCGCTGGTAATGGCAGGACTGCTGGGCCTCTCGTCTCCGGCCCTTGCCGCGGGATTGGGCGAACCGACTCCGTCGCCGGCGGCGGGAATCGCGGAACAGGGCTATCTTATCGGTCCGGGAGATGTACTGGATATATCCGTCTGGAAGGACGAGGCCTTGACAAGATCCTGCGTGGTCAGGCCGGACGGGTTCATCTCGTTCCCGCTTATCGGAGATATCCCCACCGCGGACAAGACCGTGTTCGAACTGAAATCGGAGATGGAGGGAAAACTGAAGCGCTTCGTCCCGGAAGTCGTGCTTTCCATCGACGTAAAGCAGATCAACAGCATGATCATCTATGTCATCGGCAAGGTGAATAGTCCGGGCCGGTTCATGCTGGGTGTCGACGTGAACGTCCTGCAGGCCCTGGCCACGGCCGGGGGGCTCAACGTTTTCGCCAAAGGGCGCAAGATCAGGATATTCCGTCACGGTAGCAACGAAACCACCATATTCCCCTTCGATTACGATGAGGTGGTGGACGGAACGCATCTGGAGCAGAACATCCATCTCAAGCGAGGCGACGTAGTCGTCGTACCGTGA
- a CDS encoding tetratricopeptide repeat protein produces the protein MNILQNRSLLGIVALLALMITVSCGGPEQKKAKFYNKGKALYEKGDYVKAGLEFKNAIQIDVKYADAYYMLGMTALKSGDPRGAYGSLSKAVELDPRHWEAQTQLGWFLLGSGKTDDAMNKAELVLKNNAANEDALILKGAVLLKKKEVEEARRFFESVLGRDVHKPEGYLLLTSIFVQKEDARNVERVLLDGIKENQKAVPLHLGLADLYVKTKRTDDAISRLQKVIEIEPEVSQHRLSMAAIYWQSGREQQAKDVLKTFLQADPKKEERWIQAAQFYMARNKPGDGEEQLKEGIRQNGKSFPIRFALSNVYFGSNRPEQGLAVLQECLELERDAANPNILHTKNALAGYYLSRQEPDKAKKYADEVIKESPKNVDANYIEGTIHLGKQEALQAVSSFRTVINEQQEFIPGYVGLAGAHLLNKEYNLAFDTLQNALKIAPDSREVIRAMARVYAAQKDFKSAEAQYRKLLNANPGDLDVRADLGDLLLLAGDVRRAEGEYQDIKRQAPKNPAGYVKMSSLYGRQKKWDKAINELEHAVQANPELWTTTNDLAYLLSEYGKGNKDLDRAFVLAEKARLLKPDEPSVFDTLGWVNYRKGDVQKAVEWLGKAQSRSTGNPVFSYHLGMAYSKLGNQEKAKEYLKIALASNVSFPGKDEAQKTAAVLR, from the coding sequence ATGAACATTTTACAGAATAGATCGTTGCTGGGAATCGTTGCATTGTTGGCCTTGATGATCACGGTATCTTGCGGAGGGCCCGAACAGAAGAAGGCCAAGTTCTACAATAAGGGCAAAGCCCTGTATGAAAAAGGGGACTATGTAAAGGCGGGTCTGGAGTTTAAAAACGCGATACAGATCGATGTCAAGTATGCCGATGCCTATTACATGCTGGGCATGACCGCCTTGAAGAGCGGAGACCCGCGCGGGGCCTACGGCAGCCTCTCGAAGGCCGTTGAGCTGGATCCCCGGCACTGGGAAGCCCAGACTCAGCTGGGCTGGTTCCTCCTGGGCAGCGGCAAAACCGATGACGCCATGAACAAGGCGGAACTCGTCCTGAAGAACAACGCAGCCAACGAAGACGCTCTCATCCTCAAGGGAGCGGTGCTGCTGAAGAAAAAGGAGGTGGAAGAGGCGCGCCGGTTCTTCGAGTCAGTGCTCGGCCGTGACGTACATAAACCCGAAGGCTACCTGCTCCTGACCTCGATCTTCGTGCAAAAAGAAGACGCGAGGAACGTCGAGCGGGTCCTGCTGGACGGCATCAAGGAAAATCAGAAGGCCGTCCCCCTGCACCTCGGCCTTGCCGATCTCTACGTCAAGACAAAAAGGACCGACGATGCGATAAGCCGGCTGCAGAAGGTCATCGAGATAGAACCGGAGGTGAGCCAGCATCGCCTGAGCATGGCCGCAATCTACTGGCAGTCGGGCAGGGAACAGCAGGCAAAGGATGTTCTGAAAACGTTCCTCCAGGCTGATCCCAAAAAGGAGGAACGCTGGATTCAGGCTGCCCAGTTCTATATGGCGCGGAACAAACCGGGCGACGGCGAGGAGCAGTTGAAAGAAGGGATCCGGCAGAATGGAAAAAGCTTCCCGATCCGCTTCGCCCTGAGCAACGTCTATTTCGGGTCCAATCGCCCGGAGCAGGGGCTTGCCGTGCTGCAGGAATGCCTGGAGCTGGAACGGGATGCCGCGAATCCCAACATCCTGCACACCAAGAATGCGCTGGCCGGGTACTATCTTTCCCGTCAGGAACCGGACAAGGCGAAAAAGTACGCCGATGAGGTGATCAAGGAAAGCCCGAAGAACGTGGATGCCAACTACATCGAGGGCACCATTCATCTCGGGAAGCAGGAGGCCCTGCAGGCAGTGTCTTCTTTCCGGACGGTCATAAACGAGCAGCAGGAGTTCATCCCCGGTTATGTCGGCCTGGCTGGCGCCCATCTCCTGAACAAGGAGTACAATCTGGCCTTCGACACTCTTCAGAACGCATTGAAGATAGCACCGGACTCCCGTGAGGTGATCCGCGCCATGGCCCGCGTCTATGCCGCACAGAAGGATTTCAAGAGCGCCGAGGCCCAATATCGCAAGCTGCTGAACGCGAATCCCGGGGACCTTGACGTGCGTGCCGACCTGGGAGACCTGTTGCTGCTTGCGGGAGACGTGCGGCGGGCAGAAGGGGAGTACCAGGACATCAAACGCCAGGCGCCGAAGAATCCCGCAGGCTATGTGAAAATGAGCTCTCTTTATGGCAGGCAGAAGAAATGGGACAAGGCCATAAACGAACTGGAGCATGCGGTGCAGGCCAATCCGGAGCTTTGGACCACGACCAACGACCTGGCCTACCTTCTGAGCGAATACGGCAAGGGGAATAAGGACCTTGACCGCGCCTTTGTGCTCGCCGAGAAGGCCAGATTGCTGAAGCCCGATGAACCGTCCGTGTTTGACACCCTGGGCTGGGTCAACTACCGGAAAGGCGATGTGCAGAAGGCGGTGGAGTGGCTGGGAAAGGCGCAGTCCAGGAGCACCGGGAACCCGGTCTTCAGCTACCATCTCGGCATGGCCTACAGCAAGCTCGGCAATCAGGAAAAGGCGAAGGAGTATCTGAAGATAGCCCTCGCTTCGAACGTGTCGTTCCCCGGGAAAGATGAGGCCCAGAAGACTGCGGCAGTGCTCCGCTAA
- a CDS encoding MraY family glycosyltransferase, with amino-acid sequence MIYLTALLLSVFITVSLIPMMIRLADRYQVVDVPNPRKVHVRPVPRIGGLAMAVGVFIPIVLWALADEFVRAFIVATGILVVFGFIDDMKGLGYRAKFGGQILAALVIIFYGGLKISSLGSLLPGEMQLTEWLKIALTLVAIVGVTNAVNLADGLDGLAGGISLLSFCCIGYLAYLDGSNTILTITMAVAGAIFGFLRFNTHPASLFMGDTGSQLLGFSAVVLAVKTTQGNTPLSPVLPLIILGLPVLDTLTVMVHRISRGRSPFKPDKNHFHHRLINFGLSHSEAVFVIYVIQALMILSAIFFKYYSDWLLIAGYGAFSVAVVGLFAAADRKALRLPRFPGMENVVRDRLRKIRENNYTIRCSFGISKLLIPLLLVASCFIPARIPAYVSITAFCFSVLILGVFFARKKYLGTGLRLVLYLTVPLVLYCIEEGSAAWMSEQALFLYRLCFGIIAVFVMLTVKFSRRSKGFRMSTMDFLIIFIAVTVPNLPGQLAQHFNLGLLAVEIIVFFFGYEVLINELREKFDGLAMATLAATVVLSVRGYAGV; translated from the coding sequence ATGATATATTTAACCGCTTTACTTCTCTCGGTATTCATCACCGTCAGCCTGATACCCATGATGATCAGGCTCGCGGACAGATACCAGGTTGTAGACGTTCCCAACCCCCGGAAGGTCCATGTACGCCCCGTGCCGCGGATCGGGGGGCTGGCCATGGCCGTTGGTGTCTTCATCCCCATCGTTCTCTGGGCCTTGGCCGACGAGTTCGTACGGGCCTTCATCGTGGCAACGGGCATCCTGGTCGTCTTCGGATTCATCGATGATATGAAAGGGCTCGGTTACCGGGCGAAGTTCGGAGGACAGATCCTCGCGGCCCTGGTCATCATATTCTACGGCGGGCTCAAAATCAGCTCCCTCGGCAGCCTGTTGCCCGGAGAGATGCAGTTGACGGAATGGCTGAAGATCGCGCTCACCCTGGTGGCGATCGTCGGCGTCACGAATGCGGTGAATCTGGCCGACGGTCTTGACGGACTTGCGGGCGGGATCTCCCTGCTCAGCTTCTGCTGCATCGGATATCTGGCCTATCTTGACGGCAGCAATACGATCCTGACCATAACCATGGCCGTGGCGGGCGCGATATTCGGATTTCTCCGGTTCAACACCCATCCCGCCAGTCTCTTCATGGGCGATACGGGAAGCCAGCTGCTGGGGTTCTCCGCAGTCGTGCTGGCGGTCAAGACGACGCAGGGCAATACTCCCCTCAGCCCGGTGCTGCCGCTCATCATCCTCGGGCTGCCCGTGCTCGACACCCTGACCGTCATGGTGCACAGGATCAGCCGGGGCAGGTCGCCTTTTAAACCGGACAAGAACCATTTTCATCACCGGCTGATCAACTTCGGGCTATCCCATTCCGAAGCGGTTTTCGTCATATACGTGATACAGGCGCTGATGATCCTGTCCGCCATCTTCTTCAAGTATTATTCGGACTGGCTTCTTATTGCCGGCTACGGCGCCTTCTCCGTAGCCGTTGTCGGCCTGTTCGCCGCGGCGGACCGCAAGGCCCTGCGGCTCCCGCGCTTTCCCGGCATGGAGAACGTGGTCAGGGACCGGCTGCGCAAGATCAGGGAAAACAACTACACCATCAGGTGCTCCTTCGGCATATCGAAACTGCTCATCCCCCTCCTCCTGGTGGCCTCCTGCTTTATTCCGGCACGGATCCCGGCGTACGTCTCGATCACGGCCTTTTGCTTCAGCGTGCTGATCCTTGGGGTTTTTTTTGCACGGAAGAAATACCTGGGGACGGGTCTGCGCCTGGTGCTGTACCTGACGGTCCCTCTCGTTCTCTATTGCATCGAGGAGGGGAGCGCTGCCTGGATGAGCGAACAGGCGCTGTTCCTGTACCGGCTGTGCTTCGGCATCATTGCTGTGTTCGTGATGCTCACGGTCAAGTTCTCGAGACGGTCGAAAGGCTTCAGAATGTCGACCATGGACTTTCTGATCATCTTCATTGCCGTGACCGTACCCAATTTGCCTGGCCAGCTGGCGCAGCATTTCAACCTGGGCCTGCTGGCAGTGGAGATCATCGTGTTCTTCTTCGGCTACGAAGTGCTGATCAATGAACTGCGGGAAAAGTTCGATGGCCTTGCGATGGCGACGCTGGCGGCAACGGTCGTCCTCAGCGTGCGGGGATATGCGGGAGTGTGA
- the xrtD gene encoding VPLPA-CTERM-specific exosortase XrtD, whose amino-acid sequence MKVFEGTTIRPESWLKAGLYASVILLVYYSTFKQMISAWSGEEYSYCWFIPFVALYIIWEKRVELARLVSAPSWQGLAPLGVGVLFYWLGELGGEYTTLYLSLWFVIIGIVWLHIGWRKMRIIAFAFMVMLAMFPLPNFIYTRVTVWAKMISSQLGVWMLHMAGMSAYREGNIIDLGFTLLQVVDACSGLRYILPMMLFGLLLAYWFKAHIWKRTALFLSSLPLSILLNSFRIALTGILYSVLGASAAEGFFHGFSGWLVFMASLPVFLLEMFVLKKLPPKEKGGRAAQVSAGEDADRFEKTKNDKAFLQPPLIVSMAVLLLTAGLSHAIEFRQHVAIGKPLSQFPLQVGEWKGARENMEQQFRDALMFSDYIIANFTDPQSKSINFYVAYYQDQRKGEAIHSPETCLPMGGWTFIEEGDAAVSLADGKSSLPVNRAFIEKTGVRELAYYWFPQRGRTLTKLYQLKLYAFWDSLTKQRADGALVRVITPVYPSERLEDAENRLQSFTREIVPVLDGYIPGKSLQQ is encoded by the coding sequence TTGAAAGTTTTTGAAGGTACCACGATCAGACCGGAGAGCTGGCTTAAAGCAGGACTGTATGCCTCTGTTATCCTCCTCGTTTATTATTCCACATTCAAACAAATGATCTCGGCTTGGTCAGGCGAGGAGTACTCATACTGCTGGTTTATTCCTTTCGTCGCGCTCTATATCATCTGGGAAAAACGGGTCGAGCTTGCCAGGCTTGTCTCGGCCCCCTCCTGGCAGGGGCTGGCGCCGCTGGGCGTGGGCGTACTGTTTTACTGGTTGGGAGAACTCGGCGGAGAATACACGACTCTGTATCTGTCGCTCTGGTTTGTCATCATCGGTATCGTCTGGCTCCATATCGGCTGGCGAAAGATGCGAATTATTGCGTTCGCATTCATGGTGATGCTGGCCATGTTTCCCCTCCCTAATTTTATCTACACGCGGGTCACCGTTTGGGCCAAAATGATTTCGTCGCAATTAGGGGTTTGGATGCTTCATATGGCTGGAATGTCCGCATATCGCGAAGGAAACATCATCGACCTCGGGTTCACCCTTCTTCAGGTCGTCGACGCCTGCAGCGGTCTGCGGTATATCTTGCCGATGATGCTTTTCGGCCTCCTGCTTGCTTACTGGTTTAAAGCTCATATCTGGAAAAGAACGGCACTGTTCCTTTCGTCCCTGCCGCTCTCCATTCTCTTGAACAGTTTCAGAATCGCGCTAACCGGCATTTTGTACAGCGTGCTTGGGGCGTCAGCAGCGGAAGGCTTTTTTCACGGCTTTTCCGGCTGGCTTGTTTTTATGGCTTCCTTACCGGTTTTTCTGCTCGAGATGTTTGTGTTGAAAAAATTGCCGCCGAAAGAGAAGGGCGGAAGAGCCGCGCAGGTGTCTGCCGGTGAAGATGCCGATCGGTTTGAAAAGACAAAGAATGACAAAGCATTTTTGCAGCCCCCATTGATAGTGAGTATGGCGGTTCTCTTGCTTACGGCCGGACTTTCTCATGCCATAGAATTTCGGCAACACGTTGCGATCGGCAAGCCCCTCAGCCAGTTCCCCCTGCAGGTGGGGGAATGGAAGGGAGCGCGTGAAAACATGGAACAGCAGTTCCGCGATGCATTGATGTTCAGCGACTACATCATTGCGAACTTCACCGATCCGCAGAGCAAGTCTATAAATTTTTATGTGGCCTATTACCAGGATCAGCGCAAGGGTGAGGCAATCCATTCGCCCGAAACGTGCCTTCCCATGGGAGGCTGGACATTTATTGAGGAAGGCGACGCTGCGGTTTCCCTTGCTGACGGTAAATCCTCCCTGCCTGTGAACAGGGCATTTATAGAGAAAACAGGAGTGCGGGAGCTCGCCTATTACTGGTTCCCTCAGCGAGGGCGCACTCTCACGAAGCTTTACCAGCTGAAACTATACGCATTCTGGGATTCTTTGACAAAGCAGCGAGCGGACGGGGCATTGGTGCGGGTGATAACGCCAGTGTATCCATCTGAACGGCTAGAGGATGCCGAGAATCGTTTGCAGTCGTTCACGAGGGAGATCGTGCCGGTGCTGGATGGGTATATCCCGGGAAAGAGCTTGCAGCAATAA
- a CDS encoding glycosyltransferase family 2 protein, which yields MTMRKKISIITASFNSGSTIKDCLDSVEDQGNQAEHIIIDGASTDDTLSIVRSYPHIAEVISEPDHGIYDAMNKGIALATGDVIGILNSDDYYAHPQVLERVMKVFENREIDSCYGDLLYFDPVDKTRIVRNWISGSYHERRFYWGWMPPHPTFFVRRSMYEKYGGFKLSLGSAADYELMLRFLVKHKISTAYLPEILVRMRSGGISNMSLRNRLTANRMDRYAWEANELKPYFWTTFVKPLSKIMQFF from the coding sequence ATGACGATGAGAAAAAAAATATCAATTATAACGGCTTCCTTCAACAGCGGTTCCACTATCAAAGACTGCCTGGACAGCGTCGAAGATCAAGGGAACCAAGCCGAACACATCATTATCGACGGAGCGTCAACCGACGACACGCTGAGCATCGTCAGGTCATATCCACACATCGCCGAGGTCATTTCCGAGCCGGACCATGGCATCTACGATGCCATGAATAAAGGCATCGCTCTGGCAACCGGCGACGTGATCGGCATTTTAAACTCCGATGATTACTACGCCCATCCGCAAGTACTGGAAAGAGTCATGAAGGTGTTCGAAAACAGGGAAATAGATTCCTGTTACGGCGACCTGCTCTATTTCGATCCGGTCGACAAAACGAGGATCGTCCGTAACTGGATATCCGGCTCTTATCATGAACGAAGATTCTACTGGGGATGGATGCCTCCCCATCCGACTTTTTTTGTCCGCCGGTCCATGTATGAGAAATATGGCGGTTTCAAGCTGTCTCTTGGTTCCGCTGCGGATTACGAGCTCATGCTTCGTTTCCTGGTCAAGCACAAGATCAGTACGGCTTACCTGCCGGAGATCCTTGTCAGAATGCGTTCAGGTGGCATAAGCAATATGTCGCTCAGGAACAGGCTTACGGCAAATCGAATGGACCGCTATGCCTGGGAGGCCAATGAGCTGAAGCCTTATTTCTGGACTACGTTCGTCAAACCGCTATCGAAAATCATGCAGTTCTTCTGA
- a CDS encoding glycosyltransferase, which yields MPDTRLNVVITHHFLAHYRRTIYNALCRQRFPLPHYSFVAGTRTNIPIKTIDAKTAEIDPDRGGLRWKFIKNYWFFKIFLWQTGLMKLAVNRNVDVIIYLGVMYHLSTWVSILIAKLTGKRVLMWTHGFLREEKGIKGHIRALFYKLSDGLLLYGNRAREILVKRGFDPDKLYVVYNSLDYDLQCAVRNDLSDEVLAGYKRVFARPRFPTLIYIGRLTSDKRVDMLIQAAYLLRSRGINVNVLILGDGPALESLKQYVDSRDMSENVYFYGACYKEEDIGAMISLSDLCVVPGDIGLTCMHSLVYGTPVITHNNPDCSGPEWEAIKPGENGDLFQYNDVDDLALVIENWLKRNRPRDEVGSACRSSIDKYYNPHYQIKIINNAVQGTPAGQLNQIQS from the coding sequence ATGCCTGATACGAGGCTGAATGTTGTCATTACACACCACTTTCTTGCCCATTATAGAAGGACTATATATAACGCGTTGTGCAGACAACGGTTTCCGCTTCCTCATTATTCATTTGTTGCCGGCACCAGGACCAACATTCCTATCAAAACCATCGATGCAAAGACAGCGGAAATTGACCCTGATAGAGGCGGACTGAGGTGGAAATTTATTAAGAATTACTGGTTTTTCAAAATATTTCTGTGGCAAACCGGCCTCATGAAACTGGCTGTGAATCGTAATGTCGATGTAATTATTTACCTGGGAGTCATGTATCATCTCTCTACGTGGGTCAGCATTCTTATTGCGAAACTCACCGGCAAACGCGTTTTGATGTGGACACATGGATTTTTGCGGGAGGAAAAAGGAATTAAAGGTCATATAAGAGCGCTATTTTACAAATTAAGCGACGGTTTGCTGCTGTATGGAAATCGCGCAAGAGAGATTCTCGTGAAACGCGGATTTGATCCCGACAAGCTGTACGTTGTGTATAATTCTCTGGATTACGATTTACAATGCGCTGTCAGAAATGATCTATCAGACGAAGTTCTTGCCGGATACAAACGCGTATTTGCCCGCCCTCGTTTCCCAACATTAATTTACATAGGCAGACTCACTTCAGACAAGAGAGTAGACATGTTGATTCAGGCGGCTTATCTGCTGCGATCGCGAGGAATCAATGTAAACGTATTAATTCTTGGCGATGGACCTGCATTGGAGTCCCTTAAGCAGTATGTTGACTCCCGCGACATGAGCGAAAATGTATATTTTTATGGTGCCTGCTATAAGGAAGAGGACATCGGTGCCATGATAAGTTTGTCCGATTTATGCGTGGTTCCGGGCGATATCGGCCTGACCTGCATGCATTCCCTGGTCTACGGGACGCCCGTCATAACACATAACAATCCTGATTGCTCAGGCCCGGAATGGGAGGCAATCAAACCGGGTGAAAATGGGGATTTATTTCAATACAATGATGTTGATGATCTTGCGTTAGTAATAGAGAACTGGCTTAAAAGAAATAGACCAAGAGATGAGGTCGGGAGTGCATGTCGATCTTCAATAGATAAATACTATAACCCGCATTACCAGATAAAAATTATTAATAACGCCGTACAAGGTACGCCTGCCGGTCAATTAAACCAAATTCAATCGTAA